The following coding sequences lie in one Treponema sp. OMZ 790 genomic window:
- the lipA gene encoding lipoyl synthase — protein MTCNQRKPDWLKIKLPSGALSQEVSNTIKIHKLNTICTSGKCPNQGECWRCGTATFMICGNICTRACKFCNVPTGHPLPLNPNEPMEIAQSVEALKLKHVVLTSVDRDDIKDFGASHWVKVIKAVKERTPNVTMEVLIPDFQGHEDLVSMIIEAKPEVISHNLETVRRLSPHVRSRATYETSLKVLKQIAESGLVCKSGIMLGLGETRDEILETMDDLRKINCKVMTIGQYLRPSTKNIEVKEYIRPETFEEYEKIGLEKGFSFVESGPLVRSSYHAERHVLS, from the coding sequence ATGACTTGTAATCAAAGAAAACCTGATTGGTTAAAAATAAAACTTCCCAGCGGAGCACTTTCGCAGGAAGTGTCGAACACGATTAAAATACATAAATTAAATACTATCTGTACCAGCGGAAAATGCCCTAATCAGGGAGAATGTTGGAGGTGCGGAACTGCAACCTTTATGATTTGCGGGAATATCTGTACGCGTGCATGTAAATTTTGTAATGTACCTACAGGTCATCCCTTACCTCTAAACCCAAATGAACCTATGGAAATAGCTCAATCCGTTGAAGCCTTAAAATTAAAACACGTAGTTTTAACCTCGGTAGACAGGGATGATATAAAAGATTTCGGAGCCTCTCACTGGGTAAAGGTTATAAAAGCCGTAAAAGAAAGAACTCCTAATGTCACGATGGAAGTTTTAATCCCTGATTTTCAAGGCCATGAAGATTTGGTATCAATGATTATCGAAGCAAAACCTGAAGTTATTTCTCATAACCTTGAAACAGTGCGCCGTCTTTCACCCCATGTAAGAAGCAGGGCTACATACGAGACCTCTCTTAAGGTTTTAAAGCAAATTGCAGAATCAGGACTGGTATGTAAATCCGGTATTATGTTGGGCCTTGGTGAAACAAGGGATGAGATTTTGGAAACCATGGACGATTTGCGCAAAATAAATTGTAAAGTTATGACCATTGGCCAATATCTAAGGCCATCTACTAAAAATATAGAAGTTAAAGAATATATAAGACCCGAAACCTTTGAAGAGTATGAAAAAATAGGCTTAGAAAAGGGGTTTTCCTTTGTTGAGAGCGGCCCCCTTGTGCGCTCAAGTTACCATGCCGAAAGACACGTACTTAGCTAG
- a CDS encoding lipoate--protein ligase encodes MKYIVNNSHDPEYNMAFEEYCFRNLPLEDEEYVFLWSNNPTILLGKNQNTYQEINEKYINENGIKVVRRITGGGAIYQDLENINFSFVTKTKGNEKIDFKKYYIPIVNALKKIGVDAELSGRNDVTIDGQKCIGASQSVWQGRVLSDGSILFNVEMDALSKALTVRKEKLESKGVKSVRSRVTNIKPYLKRDITVDQFKDELLKAIFEVENQEPVEYKLSEEELKGVMKIYEERFSRKEWNYGASPKAEYSHYERFPIGSIEIFFNVEKMKINSLKIHGDFFGTADKGDIEELLNGCEYSESVLTKKLSDVDLTPYFGNIEKEAFIGMFFK; translated from the coding sequence ATGAAATACATAGTTAACAATTCGCATGACCCTGAATATAATATGGCTTTTGAAGAATATTGTTTTAGAAATCTGCCTTTGGAAGATGAAGAATATGTTTTTTTGTGGAGTAACAACCCCACTATTCTTTTAGGTAAAAATCAAAATACCTATCAGGAAATAAACGAAAAATATATAAATGAAAACGGAATAAAGGTAGTAAGACGCATTACGGGCGGAGGCGCTATCTATCAAGACCTTGAAAATATAAACTTTTCTTTTGTCACAAAAACAAAGGGAAACGAAAAAATCGATTTTAAAAAATATTATATTCCTATTGTAAATGCGCTAAAAAAAATCGGCGTTGATGCGGAACTTTCAGGAAGAAACGATGTTACGATTGACGGGCAAAAATGTATAGGGGCATCTCAATCGGTATGGCAGGGACGAGTTTTAAGCGACGGCTCCATTCTTTTTAATGTTGAAATGGACGCTCTTTCCAAGGCCTTGACAGTACGAAAAGAAAAACTTGAATCGAAGGGCGTAAAAAGTGTCCGCTCAAGGGTTACAAACATAAAGCCCTATTTAAAAAGAGATATTACCGTAGACCAATTTAAAGATGAACTTTTAAAAGCTATCTTTGAAGTTGAAAACCAAGAGCCTGTAGAATATAAGCTTTCGGAAGAAGAACTTAAAGGTGTGATGAAGATTTATGAGGAAAGGTTTTCCCGCAAAGAATGGAACTATGGAGCTTCTCCCAAGGCCGAATATTCCCACTATGAGAGATTTCCTATAGGCAGTATCGAAATCTTTTTTAATGTCGAAAAAATGAAAATAAATTCTTTAAAAATTCACGGGGATTTTTTCGGTACGGCCGATAAGGGAGATATTGAAGAACTTTTAAACGGCTGTGAGTATTCTGAAAGTGTTTTAACCAAAAAATTATCGGATGTCGATTTAACACCCTACTTCGGAAACATAGAAAAAGAAGCTTTTATAGGAATGTTTTTTAAGTAA
- a CDS encoding ABC transporter ATP-binding protein, whose translation MSGTILEVKNLKKYFTTKKGLLHAVDDISFSINKGETLGLVGESGCGKSTAGRAILRLHEPTSGEVIFEGNNTLEYKSRKDKRMMRQDMQIVFQDPYSSLNPRLNTFELIADYLYVNKAYKTKAEVQKRVKEVMNIVGLEERLEDSYPHELDGGRRQRIGIARALSLKPKFIVMDEPVSALDVSIQAQILNLLAELQKELGLTYLFISHNLSVVKHISDRIAVMYLGKIVEITDYKSIFSNPIHPYTKALLSAIPIPKYGLKRERIILPGDVPSPIDPPKGCVFCGRCAHKMPICTETRPDLEDRGNGHFVACHLK comes from the coding sequence ATGAGCGGTACAATTCTTGAAGTTAAAAACTTAAAAAAATATTTTACCACAAAAAAAGGCCTCCTTCATGCTGTAGACGATATAAGTTTCAGCATAAACAAGGGGGAAACATTAGGCCTTGTGGGCGAATCAGGCTGCGGAAAATCTACGGCAGGCAGGGCAATTTTAAGATTGCATGAACCTACCTCAGGTGAAGTAATATTTGAAGGGAATAATACCCTTGAATATAAAAGCCGCAAGGATAAGAGGATGATGAGACAGGATATGCAGATTGTTTTTCAGGATCCTTATTCTTCATTAAATCCTCGATTAAACACCTTTGAGCTCATTGCGGACTACCTTTACGTAAACAAGGCCTATAAAACAAAAGCCGAAGTACAAAAAAGAGTAAAAGAGGTTATGAACATTGTAGGATTGGAAGAACGCCTTGAAGACTCCTACCCTCATGAATTGGATGGAGGAAGAAGGCAGCGCATAGGTATTGCCCGGGCTCTCTCCCTAAAGCCTAAATTCATCGTTATGGACGAGCCCGTTTCTGCCTTGGATGTAAGTATTCAAGCACAAATATTGAACCTCTTAGCAGAGCTTCAAAAAGAATTGGGGCTTACTTATTTGTTCATATCACACAATTTGAGTGTAGTTAAACACATAAGCGACAGGATTGCTGTTATGTATTTAGGAAAAATAGTTGAAATAACCGATTATAAATCGATATTTTCAAATCCCATTCATCCATATACAAAGGCCTTACTTTCTGCAATTCCTATTCCAAAGTACGGTTTAAAGAGGGAAAGAATAATTCTCCCCGGAGACGTTCCAAGTCCCATTGATCCGCCTAAGGGCTGCGTATTTTGCGGAAGATGTGCCCACAAGATGCCCATCTGTACAGAAACTCGTCCTGACCTTGAAGATAGAGGAAACGGCCACTTTGTAGCCTGTCATTTAAAATAA